In Legionella spiritensis, the following proteins share a genomic window:
- a CDS encoding ATP-binding cassette domain-containing protein: MSILSLHGVTLQVGGHLLLDKVDWQIQPQDRIALVGRNGAGKSSLLRLLQGTLLPDGGQMNRLGGIRVAGLTQEVPISGEESVYHFLVKSLGQAGEVLAEFHRLSLANDSAALAKCQIRMDELQAWDILPRVEMMASRLDIDPQAVMSRLSGGMKRCALLAAALIAAPDLLLLDEPTNHLDINAIEWLESYLKSYRGSLLVVTHDREFLGQVANRIVELDRGKIYTFDCNYDTYLDRREAMRMAEQKHNDLFDKRLSDEEAWIRTGIKARRTRNEGRVRALKAMREQFRARRAEVGKAKSMQLDVSRSGALVIEASHVTKQLGEKTLLRDFSLLLTRGDKVGIIGPNGCGKTTLVRVLLGELEPDSGTVRRGTSLDIAYFDQLRRQLNEQETVMANVADGADYVTVNGKQKHVASYLKEFLFSPERFNQQVSTLSGGERNRLLLARLFAKPVNFLVLDEPTNDLDIETLELLETMLADFSGTLLLISHDRVFINQVVTSILVHEGEGEFREYVGGYDDYRQQKRQQRETTADKSVKRRDNSVKLSFNEQRELANLPLEIEALEDKISKRQLDMANPEFYQQDPLTISRINQELADDEAKLTRLYQRWESLEEKG; this comes from the coding sequence ATGAGTATACTTTCACTCCATGGTGTGACTCTGCAAGTAGGCGGCCATCTTTTACTGGATAAGGTCGATTGGCAGATCCAGCCGCAGGATCGCATTGCCTTAGTCGGGCGTAACGGAGCGGGTAAATCGTCCCTGCTGCGTTTATTGCAAGGGACGTTGTTGCCTGATGGCGGTCAAATGAATCGTCTGGGAGGGATTCGGGTAGCCGGTCTTACTCAGGAGGTACCGATCTCGGGTGAGGAATCGGTTTATCATTTTCTGGTGAAAAGTCTTGGTCAGGCAGGCGAGGTTCTCGCCGAGTTTCATCGTTTATCCCTTGCTAACGATTCAGCCGCTCTGGCCAAATGCCAGATCAGGATGGATGAGCTGCAAGCCTGGGATATTCTGCCGCGTGTTGAGATGATGGCCAGTCGTCTCGATATTGATCCCCAGGCGGTGATGAGCCGGTTATCGGGCGGCATGAAACGCTGCGCGTTATTGGCGGCGGCCCTGATTGCGGCGCCCGATCTGTTGTTGCTCGACGAACCTACCAACCATCTGGATATCAATGCCATCGAATGGCTGGAATCCTATCTGAAATCCTATCGTGGCAGTTTGCTGGTGGTGACCCATGACCGCGAGTTTTTAGGTCAGGTCGCCAATCGTATTGTGGAGCTGGATAGGGGCAAGATATATACCTTTGATTGCAATTACGATACCTATCTTGATCGCCGGGAAGCCATGCGTATGGCGGAGCAGAAGCACAACGATCTGTTTGATAAACGCTTGAGTGATGAGGAAGCCTGGATCCGCACCGGTATCAAGGCCAGACGCACGCGCAATGAAGGACGGGTACGGGCCTTGAAAGCCATGCGTGAACAATTCAGGGCACGACGGGCGGAAGTCGGCAAAGCGAAATCCATGCAACTGGACGTATCCCGTTCCGGCGCGCTGGTTATTGAGGCCAGCCATGTGACCAAACAATTAGGGGAAAAAACATTGTTGCGTGATTTTTCCCTGTTACTGACCCGGGGTGACAAGGTAGGTATTATCGGCCCGAACGGATGTGGCAAAACCACGTTGGTACGGGTTTTATTAGGGGAACTTGAACCGGATAGCGGTACGGTCCGTCGGGGAACGTCTCTGGATATCGCCTATTTTGATCAATTGCGGCGGCAACTGAACGAGCAGGAAACGGTCATGGCCAATGTCGCCGATGGGGCGGATTACGTGACGGTCAATGGCAAACAAAAGCACGTCGCCTCCTATTTAAAGGAATTTTTATTTTCACCGGAACGTTTTAATCAGCAAGTGTCTACGTTATCCGGTGGAGAACGCAATCGCCTGCTGCTTGCCAGACTGTTTGCAAAACCGGTTAATTTTCTGGTGCTCGATGAGCCGACCAATGATTTGGATATTGAGACTCTGGAGCTTCTCGAAACCATGCTGGCAGATTTTTCCGGAACCCTGTTATTGATCAGTCACGACAGGGTATTCATCAATCAGGTGGTGACCAGTATTTTAGTTCATGAGGGTGAAGGGGAATTTCGGGAATACGTCGGCGGGTATGACGATTACCGTCAGCAAAAAAGGCAACAACGTGAGACAACGGCTGATAAATCTGTAAAACGCAGGGATAATTCGGTAAAACTGAGTTTCAATGAGCAGCGGGAGCTTGCGAATTTACCGCTTGAGATTGAAGCGCTGGAAGATAAAATTTCCAAACGGCAACTGGATATGGCTAATCCTGAGTTCTATCAGCAGGATCCCCTGACCATCAGCCGAATAAATCAGGAGCTGGCTGATGATGAGGCCAAACTAACCAGGCTTTATCAGCGTTGGGAATCGCTGGAGGAAAAAGGGTAG
- a CDS encoding REP-associated tyrosine transposase, giving the protein MVNYRRNKLEGGVYFFTLALADRQTGLLTRHIDLLYNSMKKTREKQTYNVLATVILPDHLHTIWKLPDGDANYASRWRTIKSSFTQGLLKQGYSLQKKHGRYKIWQDRFWEHTIRNDQDLEAHINYIHYNPVKHGLVASVYQWPYSSFHWYVRKGKLEQDWGKTVTIIPMSFDD; this is encoded by the coding sequence ATGGTCAATTATCGCAGGAACAAATTGGAGGGAGGCGTTTATTTTTTCACCCTCGCATTAGCGGATCGGCAAACTGGTTTATTAACCAGGCATATTGATTTGCTTTACAATTCAATGAAGAAAACACGAGAAAAACAAACTTATAACGTTCTGGCAACGGTTATCTTACCCGATCATCTCCACACTATCTGGAAACTGCCGGATGGAGACGCTAATTATGCCAGCCGCTGGCGTACAATTAAAAGTTCTTTCACCCAAGGTTTATTAAAACAAGGTTATTCATTACAAAAAAAACATGGCAGATACAAAATTTGGCAAGATAGATTTTGGGAGCATACGATAAGAAACGACCAGGATTTGGAAGCACATATTAATTATATTCATTACAATCCGGTAAAACATGGTTTGGTCGCATCAGTATATCAGTGGCCATACTCCTCATTTCATTGGTATGTGAGAAAGGGAAAACTGGAGCAGGATTGGGGTAAGACTGTAACCATTATACCAATGTCATTTGATGATTAA